The sequence GAGGACATATTTTGACTTTTATATAACATTGCATACATTGAACAGATGCCTCAAGAACAGGctaaacattaaaaatgcagtTTTTGATTAAAAGTGGAGAATGTGGTGGATGGGGCGCGAGCGTATACAAGCATGTTTTGCATAAAGCAGCATTTGGGTATGTGCTGGGACCTTTTTGTTTTCCTGTGATTTTCTTTTCCTTAAAGGAGAAAAGGAAAATTACTTGTTTGTCAACTTTGGAATAgggaaatatatataaatatacagtactgtgcaaaagttttaggcacttgagaaaaatgttgcatagtgaggatgtcttcaaaacataatgccataaatagtttttatttatcaattaaaaattaggtgtggccacctttgccttttaaacagccccaattctACTAGGTACACCTGGCCACAGTTTTTCATGGTTGATGGCAGtaaggatgttccaagcttcttggagaattcgccacatttcttctatctatttaggctgcgtcaaatgcttctgtctcttcatgtaatcccagactgaatTAATATTCAGcgattcagtggggggctctgtggggaccatgctATTtttttgcagggctccctgttcttctattcaattctatttgcaaGAGAAATGTtttggagtctaaaatgtataattcctactgacacactaaaggtgaaaatataaataatcatcttaagacgtggtttttgtgaagcatcttaagacttttgcacagtactgtatacataAAAAGAGAGAATATATATTCTCTTTCAGAAATGAACATTTAAGTACCAAAAGATACACGGACCGTCAATTTCATTCTTTTCTGTGTTAACCAAATTCCTAAAAGGATtgttccaagttcaatacaagttacccCTCTGATGCATGTTGATCACCAGAGATGTGGAACAATTGATCACTGTAGGAGCAAATACATTAGGAATGATTGTATTGTTGTTTTAAAGtaaaactatatttatttatttttttgatgtaATGATTCATGCATCTGAGGGTTAAGCTCTAACAACAGTGCTTGTgccatgctgtaaaatattttgacttgttcctcagtttgtacaaaacaaacagaaGCTGTTTATACAGTAATGCAGtaataatggaagtaaatggggcaaaGGTACAGTTTACATGAATTTTGTTTAACTTACTAAACTTTTATTGAGCCTGGAACAATCCTTTAATAAAGGGTTAACTGTTTTGTTCACACAATAACTGGACCAAAACAGTAACTAGTACTTAAGGTTATTCTGAATTTGTGCTGAAACTGCAGAGCTTATGTTAACAGCCCAGATAAATGACATTAGCATCAATATGTTACCCCAATCTATGCATTTTCACACTTTCTCTGGCTTTAGaatttctctctgtttttctgcTTTCTCCTTTACCTCTCGTTATATTCTTAGAAACCTTTACCTTTGAGTCTTCCTGGATTTCAATGATTTAATTCTCTGTCTCTACGAACTTTACCTGTCCACTCCCTCCCACTCTTAAGCCACGCCCaagctaatacatttttgtttgaagacgcattgattttgctatattTACACCTCTCCTTCTTCCTCAATCAGAAAGCTGTATCACGAAAGTTGTACCTCTCTAGTAActaatactttggaaaatgatgacattcAGGGTTCCGGACTAATTTCTAAAATGGTCACAGATGCGACAATAATCTAGTCGCCATTGGTGACAGTCAGGAAAATTTGGTGTGTGTTCATATGTGGTTTCATCAGATACAGTATCATATTTTCAACCTTTCTGTTGAGATGAGCTCGCTACACACAACAGAAAACACAGAGCGAGCCATGATAtccgattcacaaacaaattattcttttaatataGATCTTTTTAATGAATTAGCCAAAAAGATTCAAGAAACAGGGTTAGGTTGTTAGCAGTTTCAATCAGAGTCAATTTCTGAGTGATCCATACTATGAATCAGCAGTTAATACGATTGAAACTGAGTCCCCCCGCTGAACCGCGAGTCATTTTTCAATTCTGTCTGATTTGAAACGAGAATCGTTACTGTGATGTGTACTTTAGGTTTGTTAGACTTAACATCTGTCTAATTACCGATTAACTGTTCATATGGCAATATGCAATTTAAGAAACATATTCATGCGTTTTCTTGAAATGAATTACGTTTAAAGATCAATTTAGGAGCAGTTTTTAGTCTGGAGCCTTGACATTAGGAAATGGAAAATAATTTTCAACCCTAAATGTATTAGTGGGTCATGGCATTAATCTTTGTGTTTAGACTGCTTCTACCCCTAACagtcttcttttttttccttccaGGTCTAATCTACTTTATTTTCTCCATCTCTGTTTAGTCATGTGCTGTGATTTGATTACTCTCTTTACTTTCAAATGTTTGACTTAAATATGCAAACCACCCAGCTTTTGTTATTTTATACACTATTTGACTAGACTACAATCTTACAATTACTTTCCTTTGCCTCATTTTTTCCATTTACAGAGTGTTAACTCTGTTGGGTGCCATTGGCTTTAATAGAGAGTTGGACCTCcctaacagcttccactcttctggggaagctttccactagatgttggaacatggctgtTGAGATTTGCTTCCACTCAGACAAGCATCAGTGAGGTAAGGCACTGATGTTGTTTGATGGGGCTTGCAGTCAAGTTCATCTTAAAGGTGTTTATTGGGGTTTAGGTCTAGAATTTGTGCACTTCAGTGAAGTTCTTCCATGCCAACTGAGTAAATCATTTATATATGGACCTCGCTTTGTGCACAggagcattgtcatgctggaacagaaaagggcaTTGTAGGTCACTAATGTTCACCACATTTTTACTCTTGCTATTTGACTTCTCTTTTccattctttttttgtgtactttttctctgtctctccttTCTTGCTTTTATTCACCTTCTGCTCCTGCATGGTCTTCTGGTCAAGCTTCTCCTCCAACTGTTCCAGTTCTTGTTCTAGTAGAGCCAGTTTGACTGGATCTGACTCCTCTTCGTTACAATGCTCCTCATATTCTTCCACTTCAATTCCATCCATGGTCTTCTGAAGTTGAGTCTTTACTTCGTTCAGTTCCAGTAGGCCATGTTGAAGCTCTCTGCATACTTCCCGTATTTTGGAGGCAAATTTGGTCTTGGCACCTTTGCGGAGTTCGTTGGAGTCTTTGGCAAGAAAGAAGACATCCAGGGCGAGGAAGAGAGTGGACATGACCCCCGTGGTGACACTGATGGCCTTGGCAGCTTTGGCCGCACCTCCAGCAACTCCTAGAACTTTCACAGTGCTGATGAGCCTATCTGTGTTTATCATGAGAGCTTTACCTGCTCGTCCACCCTCTTTCATTACATGCTTTAGGTTCCGGTTAAGGCTCGTTTTGACAACACTTTCAGAGTACTCCTTAAAGTTCCATTCTTGCAGGGTATTCATTCCTTCCTATATATGCAGCAGACAAAACCACATGTCACTAGGCATCAATGTAATGTGAGAGAACCAGAGGGCACGTGGCAATACTAAAGAATGCTAAACATACTTGCATGAATTCCAGACAATCTCTTATGTCACTGATCTCATTCTGGTAGCACTGGATCATCTTTTCCACCTTCTTGCGATCCATCTTAGATTGAACTGCATCGGTGATATTAGCTGTGGCTGAGGTGATGCTCCCAGCTGTTGCCACACTGATCCCCACCGCGGTGACAATGGTGGAGGTGCCAAAGGTGAAGGGGGCCAGGATGAGGCCGGTAATGGTGGCTATGCCCCCCGCCACACTAGCCACACCACCCCCGACAGCTGCACTCACAGTCTTCTTATGGAAGCTGTCAGCAGTGTCCGCCAGATTGAGCAACTCTACGATGCGATGTTGCAAAGAGGCTCCATGCTGGTTGAACAGGCTGACAAACAAACGAGCTGCCATGAACACACGGTCTGCTATGGCCTCAACAGCTCTAAGagacaaaattgacaaaaaaggTCAGGTCAAGAATTCAAatcttttattgtcattcaactaTTTGTAAAAAACTAAGTTGGGTTTTCTTATTGtgctaattttacagaaaactatttttaactttaaagggatagttcacccaaaatagcctcagtcaacattcactttcattgtgtagaTAAAAGATGCAATGGATATGAATGGTGGCTCAGATTAAAATCtacttttgtgctccatggacaaaagaaagtcacatgggttaaaaaaaaacaagaggttaagtaaatgatgatagaatattattaaaaatttcaGACAATAATCACAGTATTGAATAACATGATACAGCATATAGCAGTATACATAGTATACAAATAACATTAATGCTGGACAGACGCAGTCCACATTATGGACAGTATGCACAGAACATTATGGGATATATTACAACACCAATACAACAATTTGGGCACAAAGACAGTATGGTATAATATGAACAGTGTTTAAAATATAAAGTCCTATTGGGAGCAACGGAATATAAACAATCCAGGTTGTTAAGTGCAAAGTGTGCATATGGATTCTTGAATTGCATAATGGTACTAAGATTGAATAAATAAGCTGTCTTTATAAATGAAAGTCTTTGGGAATGGTACAGTGTTAGTCACAGTCTATGTAACTTTTGCAGGAAAGATGTTGTAATCAGAGGACATTTGTCACACAAAAAGAAGGAAGGTATTTAGAATATGGCTCCACATTTACTCACAGCTCTTCTTTATTCTCTGGAAAATGTGTTGATCCATTCCATTCACTCCAACCTATCATTCAAGTGCAAGTAAGATCCAGTATATAACATTGCAAAATGCAGGCAGACCTAACATAATCCctaatatacatacaatatataaacAAGTAATTTGATTCCAACTCACCGTCAACAGTCCTCCACCAGTCCATCAGGCCATCATCCTATGAACAGCCAAAGCAAGAGAGAAAGAACGGGTTAAAAAACCTTTAATAAAAAGCCAAATTAACTTATATTAGGagagaaaagaaacataaacctcATCTCTCTCTAGAGGGTTTTCATCTGTTGGATAGGCAGCCATCTCAACTGGAAGGACTTCAAATGTACTTTCCTATAACAAACATTCAGAGATAAGAAATTATAAAACTATAATGTGAAGGCATGATGGGATATTGATACACCATAAAGATGCATAATATTATGTAAAACAAAGAGTAAATTAGAATTCACTCATCAAATTGCAAAATAATGTACATGTAACTTACTTCAGTGGTCTGCAGTTGCTCCATTTCCATTGGCTCCTCGATTAAATCTTCCCGATCTGATCCCTGTGGAAACATTGCACAGTAACATGATTGAATTTATGTAAATAAccaattttttcaaacaaaagtgTAACACTACCTCTGAATTGGAAGAGAACTTGGATGTTCCAGGTAATGTTCTTTTCACTCTAAATGAAACAACCTGAAAAATATGAAAGGCAAGGGAGATTACGCAGAATGAATTAacttacagtttaaataatttcaaGTGCAAGAAAAAGGCCAACTCCACTACTGTTTGAAACAGAACGAATACGGCATTATGACGGACAGTGTAAGAAATTACATGTAGGCCTTTGAAGTACTGtatatgtgacctgctccataATTTTAATCACTTTtgacttttaatacattttgtgttttatgtgCGAAAGTAAGTAAGAAGGTATCAGCTTTCTATTGAAATAATTTGTATGTTTCTACTCCAAACCAATATTTAAATGTTGGCTGAATCTTATTAaagtttacttttcttttttactttagtgcataCAACTCAAATTGTTTTCCTGTGTTAAAGTACCCCAAAATTATGGAAAAGGTTAAATATGGGCTTGATTATTCCCACTTGTAGCAATATCAGctttttgactctttagaataGAAAGACTGTGCATTTCCATTGCTAATCCGCTATACGTTACAGTAAGATTACACTTACATAAAGGTGggctcaaagctaacagacatgtaTTCTACAAGTCTTTGAATTCAAGCCATTATGAGTAAACTTTTTCATGTGTTTTAGATGTGAACGTTGCAACACACTGTTACAGATAAATCGTACAGATTTGAATGAGTTGGCTAAATCCTATGAATTCGAAATCGAGTTAGGTTGTACATAATCAGAATCAGGTGACTCCTTCGTCTCCTTTTAAAATGCGACAATTGCGTTCTTCCGACATACTCTTAAAGCTTCGAATAATCCTTACAGACTCTTCTTTATGGTTATGTTTAGATATGGGGCTTGGGTTAGGGCATAAAATAATAACGTTGTAATAACATAATGTACACAATGTCTGTCACACAAACTTTCACTTACTTCCACATTACACACCTAAGTATTTACAAGTCTAGAATTCATACTAATTAATACTTACGATTTAGCCAACTCGTACAAATTTGTATGACttctcatgagatcaggttggaaTTGGAGTCTTATTGTGCACTATAAAAAATGTTTGATGCACCAGTTATTTTGAagaatttggggattttctgaaCATGCAAGCAAGCATATTCTTTTCCTTTGATCTAGTGCATGGAAAGCAAAAATTATACAACCCCAATTGCAAAAGCAAAGGCCCCTCAATAAAAAGACAGACTCACCTTCGTTTTTCTGTGAGAGAGTTCATCAACATTGTTTGCCGTGCGTTTCCTGGTCACTGCAATAGATTTCTAGCAAACAGAGGAGACAATTCAGCATCTGTTTCATGACTTTATCTACTTTGCAGGACACTGCACATCATGGCTGATTTTGTGAATAAAATACCTTTTTAATACCATTGTCGAAGAGCCCATAATTGCAGTCTATATGTTCACTGTGCTCACTGAGAGGATCCTGTGTATAGAAAACACTGTACATTTAATCAGCAAATGTATGTATGGTATAGATTTGCTAATTTTAGTCTTTGTCAATAACAAAAGCTAAAAGTAAAAGAGGTTGCATTACTGTCTCCGCAGGAAGCCGTAGAGCTGATTTGGGGGAACTGCAGAATGTGCCACTAGGCTTCCTTAAGTTATCCTGTACAAAAGGGACAGTGATGGTGAATACTAGAGGGATGTGAAAGTATAATAATGTCaatttatatagtt comes from Xyrauchen texanus isolate HMW12.3.18 chromosome 9, RBS_HiC_50CHRs, whole genome shotgun sequence and encodes:
- the apold1a gene encoding uncharacterized protein apold1a isoform X1; translation: MQKLHTPTEDVALRSPSLLNCQEKVDSMFRRSDEAEHSSEEDLSFQHGDLSTSNDNQAESNNSKEEPSLRHENLSVNNSLANSNNTEKENYLFRIHKTFNRATEDTNGEDSPPLHIKLLACNDNLLYLSFNNSKDNLRKPSGTFCSSPKSALRLPAETDPLSEHSEHIDCNYGLFDNGIKKKSIAVTRKRTANNVDELSHRKTKVVSFRVKRTLPGTSKFSSNSEGSDREDLIEEPMEMEQLQTTEESTFEVLPVEMAAYPTDENPLERDEDDGLMDWWRTVDGWSEWNGSTHFPENKEELAVEAIADRVFMAARLFVSLFNQHGASLQHRIVELLNLADTADSFHKKTVSAAVGGGVASVAGGIATITGLILAPFTFGTSTIVTAVGISVATAGSITSATANITDAVQSKMDRKKVEKMIQCYQNEISDIRDCLEFMQEGMNTLQEWNFKEYSESVVKTSLNRNLKHVMKEGGRAGKALMINTDRLISTVKVLGVAGGAAKAAKAISVTTGVMSTLFLALDVFFLAKDSNELRKGAKTKFASKIREVCRELQHGLLELNEVKTQLQKTMDGIEVEEYEEHCNEEESDPVKLALLEQELEQLEEKLDQKTMQEQKVNKSKKGETEKKYTKKEWKREVK
- the apold1a gene encoding uncharacterized protein apold1a isoform X2; protein product: MFRRSDEAEHSSEEDLSFQHGDLSTSNDNQAESNNSKEEPSLRHENLSVNNSLANSNNTEKENYLFRIHKTFNRATEDTNGEDSPPLHIKLLACNDNLLYLSFNNSKDNLRKPSGTFCSSPKSALRLPAETDPLSEHSEHIDCNYGLFDNGIKKKSIAVTRKRTANNVDELSHRKTKVVSFRVKRTLPGTSKFSSNSEGSDREDLIEEPMEMEQLQTTEESTFEVLPVEMAAYPTDENPLERDEDDGLMDWWRTVDGWSEWNGSTHFPENKEELAVEAIADRVFMAARLFVSLFNQHGASLQHRIVELLNLADTADSFHKKTVSAAVGGGVASVAGGIATITGLILAPFTFGTSTIVTAVGISVATAGSITSATANITDAVQSKMDRKKVEKMIQCYQNEISDIRDCLEFMQEGMNTLQEWNFKEYSESVVKTSLNRNLKHVMKEGGRAGKALMINTDRLISTVKVLGVAGGAAKAAKAISVTTGVMSTLFLALDVFFLAKDSNELRKGAKTKFASKIREVCRELQHGLLELNEVKTQLQKTMDGIEVEEYEEHCNEEESDPVKLALLEQELEQLEEKLDQKTMQEQKVNKSKKGETEKKYTKKEWKREVK